DNA sequence from the Arthrobacter sp. V1I9 genome:
CTATGCCATCGCCGAACTCGCGGCAGAGGACCTCGCCGCCGACTACATCGTGCCCAGCCCGCTGGACCCGCGCGTCGCACCGGCCGTCACCGCGGCAGTCGCCGCTGCGGTGGAAGCGGAGTAGCAGCCCCAACCCTGACGGGAATGACGACGGCGGTGCCTCCTCAGCGAGGGAAGCACCGCCGTCGGGGGTTAAGCGGGCTCAACCATAGACTGGGGATCATGAACTCGGAAACCGTGGTGACCGTCCTGTGCGGCCTGGCGATTCTTGTAGGCGTGGCAGGCACCGTGATCCCGGTGCTTCCGGGCAGCATCCTCATCGGCGCCAGCCTGCTGGCGTGGGCCATTTGGGGCGGTGCCGGCACCGCGGGCTGGGTGGTGTTCGCCATCGCCATGGTGTTTGTGGTTGCGGGCATGGCCGCCAGTGCCGTCCTTACGGGCAGGAAGCTCAAACAACACGCCATACCCAGCGGAAGCATTGCGGCCGCGCTGGTCACGGGCGTGGTGGGAATGTTCATCATTCCCGTGGTGGGGCTCTTCGTCGGTTTTGCCGCGGGCCTGCTGCTCAGCGAATTCCTCCGCACGCGGAACATCGGGACGGCGACGACGTCCAGCTGGGCTGCCCTCAAAGCCACAGGGCTGGGAATGCTCGCTGAGTTCGGGCTGGCCTGCCTCGCGGCCAGCACCTGGGTGATCGGCGTCTGGGTCGCCGCCGCCAACGGCTGAAGCGCTTGCGGCCCATACGCACAAGGGCGTAGAACGGCACCATGACCGAGCAAAGTTCAGCGCGGGAGCACGTGTCCGCGTGGATGGAAAAGTACCAGGCCGCGTGGACCAGCAACCAGCCCGAGGACATCCGCGCCCTTTTCACCGAGGATGCACGGTACGAGACGCGGCCCAATGACCCTCACGCGTGGCAGGGGCAGGACGGCATCGTTAAGGGGTGGACCGCCGCCCGTGATGAACCCGGGGACTGGACCTTCACCTGGGAACTGCTGGGCACGGACGGCGCCACCGCCTTTATCCAGGGCGTCACCACCTACTCCGGCGACAGGCCGACCTACGACAACCTCTGGGTCCTCCAGCTGGACCCCTCGGGGCGGGCTTCCGCCTTCACCGAGTGGTTCATGGAACGAGACTGAGCTAGAGGCCCAGCCCTCCAAGCTTGTCCCCCAGGCCGCCGGGAAGCTTACCCAGTAAGTCCGCGGGGTTAATGCCCAGTTTTGACAGGAGTCCTGCATGCTGCTCGGTGTCCACCTGGTCCGGCAGCTCGGTCTCGGCCTGGGCAGCCTTGTCGTTGTCTCCCTGGTTTCGAAGGAGCTCGAGGATCTGGGACTTATCGATTTGCACGGCGTTCTCCTTGCTGATCGTGGAACTGCTAAGGGCACTTACCAGCCTTGCGGAAATCTCCTGCCGCAACAAGTGCCGGCTTGCCCGGGGAGTGTTGGGCAGGCATCTGCGGTGATCGGTCCCTGCTGTCGGAGGTCCCGGTTAGCATGGAACGATGACGCACGGGGACCCTGCACCGATCTATTGGGACAGCCGTGACCTCACACCCTTCGGCCAGCCCCATCTGCGCACGCCCGTCCATGACCTCGCGGGGGGAGTGGGCGGCCTGCTCACCGGCGTGCTCGGAGGACGCCACCCGGCGTTGCTTTCCGTGGACGGTGAGATTCCCCGGCTGAAACGGATGCCGCCCAAACCCGCCAAGGCTGTGCACGAGGCGGTCTTTACCAGCCGCCAGCCCGAACAGCTGATCACGCTGGCACGCGCCTATCCCGGATGGGCCGGCCTCTGCTACCTCATGGCCGGACTCCTGGTCTACAAGCAGGGCGGCTACCTGCGCGCATCGGAACTTCTCCAGCGTGGGCTCACCACCAGGAATGAAGACGAAGCCAACCGCTATTCGTCCACCTATCTCACCAGGATCATCACGAACATCGAGCTGGCCGAGCGCGTGGAGATCCCCGTCCTGTTCAGCGAGGAGTCGGTATTCCTGGCACTGGCGCACTCGTTGCGGGAGACGGGACGCACGGAGGCCGCGCTGGACGCCCTCACCGGGCTGCCGCCGTCGCTCCCCATGGCCTTGGCACGCTGCTCGCTGGCGCTGACCCTGGGCCGCAGCCGGACAGTCATCGACTGGACCGACGGCCTGCTCAACGCAGACGATCTCTCGGCCGCCCTGTTAATCGTCCGGGCCCGGGCGCTGCGGCGGGAGGGCCGGCTGGAGGCGGCGAACCGGGCCCTTACAGAGGTCCTGCGCCGGCGGAAGACGCACCTTACCCTGCGGAACGACGCCCTTACGGACCGGGCGCTGCTGCTCCTTGACTCCAGCCGGAGGTCGCTCAACCCGCGGGACTGGGGCCGGCGGCACGAGGACCCGGTGCCGCAACGGGAGATCGCGGCGCCGGTGCCCATCCG
Encoded proteins:
- a CDS encoding DUF456 domain-containing protein encodes the protein MNSETVVTVLCGLAILVGVAGTVIPVLPGSILIGASLLAWAIWGGAGTAGWVVFAIAMVFVVAGMAASAVLTGRKLKQHAIPSGSIAAALVTGVVGMFIIPVVGLFVGFAAGLLLSEFLRTRNIGTATTSSWAALKATGLGMLAEFGLACLAASTWVIGVWVAAANG
- a CDS encoding nuclear transport factor 2 family protein, producing MTEQSSAREHVSAWMEKYQAAWTSNQPEDIRALFTEDARYETRPNDPHAWQGQDGIVKGWTAARDEPGDWTFTWELLGTDGATAFIQGVTTYSGDRPTYDNLWVLQLDPSGRASAFTEWFMERD